CTGAGCTGAAGAGAAATCATACCCAGCACGCAGGGTCGCATGTAGTAGCCATTCTTCAGCTTGAGGTCATCAGGAACATACAGCTCCCCACCACACAGCACCTTTGCCCCCTGAAAATAAGCCAAATTAGAAGGTACACAGGTGTCAGAGAGCCAGCACACCGCCCTGATGTGCCtgttggccagcagcagcctaagGTAGTTGGAGTTGGCCACAGTCACAGGAATGATGGAGTCCACAAGTTTGGAGGTTTAAGGGGTGGCAACAGTCAAATCAGCTTCAAAGAGAGCTGCCCAGTGAAGGCCCTGGACTGCTTGGTTGGCTAAAAAGCTGGAGCTGTCACCCTGTGGCTATGTGGAGACCAGAGCAGGCAGTTCTCAGTAACAGGATTAGCCAGTTCCCCAACAGCACgaagcctccctccctccctccttccctttaTGCCCATGAAGTGCAAGAGAACAGCAGCAGCTTGCACCACCTGTTTGGGGAAGCCAAGCTGGATTCCCAAGGTTATTTTGGTTCCTTCATCTCCAGCAGGTCTGACATTTCCCCTCCAAAGCTTCTCCAAGAACTTCAACACATAAGCTGAGATGCCTAAAGGCCTGAGTAGCATGTGACTGGCCAGATACATTATGGGGATGTTCACCCCACCCAGAAGAGAAAGGGGTCTGCTCTACTCTACCAGCACCACCGCAGGCAGCAGAATGGACGTTAGTCATTTGGCATCCCCACTACCACCCTTGGCTTGACCTTGCTCTAATTTTTTAAAGCATGTGCTAATCGCCCAGCAATAAGTGCTTTTCTCAGGTGGACTGGAAAGGAAGGGGTTAAAGCAGATGTCTGCAGAAGGCACCCTGCTCTAGTGCCTTGTCCATTGTACATCACTGTGACCAGCATTGACTCTGGAGTAAATAAAGCTGGGacctatttttttcccccacagtgtGAACACAATTTATTGGATGCTTTACTACACAAACCCGCACTGAATAATTTTAGATACAAATTgaattgccttttaaaaaaaaaaaccaagatgtCCGTTATGGTTTATCTTTGCTACTGAACAGGAGCACCTGTATTCTAGTTCCAAGAATGATGAGCAAACAAAATACTTCTTGCTTCATCCTAGTTTGAGACTGTGCCACTGTCACTAgcaatcttgttttatttttggagaAGAATTCAGGAATAATTCAATATATCTATGCTGCACGTGACCTGTCCTTGGCCATAGGAGCAACTGCATCTTTAGGTGTCTCAAAATGTACATCAGCTTCTCCTGTAGCTTTCCCACTGGAATCATATTCCATGGTGCTTTTTCCAGTTTCAGTGGAGCAAAAAAATTTACAATGTCTTGGGTACTAGCTTGACAGGCTTTCATGTtttccctggcaggtgtttgctATCAGCTAAGAACTGAAAACCCTTGAGTTTAGAGCCACTCAGAGCCTGAGCAGACAGcatctgctgctgcccatgccatTTAAGAGAAAGCCTACCCAAGCAACAAGCAGATAAAGGAGAAAACTGTTTTCAGCTGTTTGTATTAAGAGCTGGCCAGCGTCCAAAGTTCAGGGCTCTGTCATTCTCCTGTTACAGATGATGATATTGCTAACATGGCTGgtgaagccaggagctgcagtCCCTTGTTAGTATGTCAGAAAGGGTAATGCAGAGCCCTAGACTTGGCCTGTGACTGGAAGAATGCATTTCCCACTGCTTTGTTTGAAGAGCCCAGTGAGCTGTAATTTGAATCTGCCCAGGTGATCTGTTACTGGCCTGGCCTGTTAAACAAAGAGCTCTGCAGTTAAACTTTAAACCAGGACTGTCAGACTCAGTGTGGGGAGAGCACCAAATTCAGCTTTTCATTGAAGGCACTTACTACAAGTTCAGAACAATAGTCTCCTCTTGACCTATAGCAGAGCTCCAGCTGGAATCAGTAGGAAGTTTGCACAAAGATCAAGGGTGAAATCTGGCTTGTATGTAATAAGTTTGGaccagcccctcagctggtgcAGATTGGCATTCCTCCAGTGGAGCAATGCTAGTTTACACCAGTTAAGGATCTGGACCTTAGTTGTTCATTTCATGGTCATGTTCAGCAGGAAAATATTCTCCACTTCAGGATGACCCTTCTGTcatttgtttctcttccttcctttctgtttctcttcctccctgtctGTCCCCTCCTTTCATCCCCCTTGCATTTTGTTCTCTGCATCACCCCAATTCTACCCCCTCCAGGGTTCACCCCAGACCCCTCCCTATTCctgctgctaaaatgatcagcctTTAAATAGTTAGTGCTGACATATGAACATCTTTAGACTTTAGCATGACTAGACCAAAAGGTATTAACAGGGATTGGGAAGTTCACCTATCTCAAAGCTATTATATCCAGGCTGCCTGCAGACCAGCCACCCATCACTTCACTAGTTACGCTTGGGTCAAGTCTAGAAGATTCTCATTACAAACACAAGACctatcattttgtttttaaatgaaagctgagattctacaGTATTCAAGCAAGCCAGGTGTTTGCCATCTCCGCTTTACATGTTACAATGTCCACTATCTAGCCCCATGAGCCCATAGCCCTGCTGAGACACTAATATCTGAATGGCATATCATCTTACCACTCTGATTCAACATTAAGCCATTGTGTAAGTTTTAATCTAGGTGTCCCTTCTATATGTACCCTCTTGGCATGCATAATTCAGCCTCAGCAGAGAAAGGGCTTCACCCCAGAAAGGGTAGGGAGAACATGCTGCCTGTCTATTAAACTAGCAGCTGAGGGAGATGGAAAGTCCCTTCCCCAACGTGTGTGACTCTTTCCAACAAGCCTCCTCAAATCCAAGAAAGCCAGATGCTCTCACCTGCTCCTTCGCCTGAGTAATGAACCCCAGGACTCGCTCCAGGTGGGAGCGGCTGATGAGGGCCCCCATCCTTGTGTCTTCCAGAAGTGGATCTCCAATTTTAATCTTCTGGGTGCGTTTCACCACTTCCTCCGTGAAGGCCTCCAGGATCTCCCTCTGCACAAACACTCGAGTGCCATTGCAGCAAACCTGGGACATCAGAATCAGCAGTATCTTATACAAGGCTCTTTAGGAAGAGGAGTATGTAACATACTATGGCCCCCCACAGGACTCCCCACATGGCACATTATCCCACCCACCGAAGCAGCACATGCACCAACCACTTGTTTCACTTACACTACCTCCAAGAAATGGGATTCGGCTGCAAGTGTCTATTAAGTGACCAATGTAGCTATCAAGTTTAACCCCCTCACTATCTTCCCTCAAACATATTCAATCCTTGAAGGAGCCagttagggatgtggggcaaaaatctgtctagggattggtgctgctttgagcaggcagttggactagatgacctcctgaggtcccttccaaccctgatattctatgattctatattgggAGTGAGCTGAAGAATTTGAGCTCCTCTCTATCATCACCTGCTCCATACGGGCCACTAGCATGATTACTGTTTGCATGGCAGTCTGATTGATTAGAGAGGAGCTCAAAACAGTCCAGGCACCTTCCCTCCCAACTCAGGGGCTGTTTGGACATGATACAGAAGCAAACTGCATTATGTAGCTCAGTCCAACCCCAGGGGCAATCAAGGCAAAGGGATTGCTTGCTGTCCAGTCCCTCACCACAAAACACATCACATCCAagtacagtggagtcacatcttacgcaggggttaggttctgaagtcagcgCGTAAGGCGAAAACTGCATATACAGtcaaaattacccttgaaaatcccttaaattGCCCATAAAGTACAATACTGTATACTCAgatgtgaaagtaagctggtatggagccccaggccctttaaatcaccatctgagcccagctgccggagccccggggtagtggcggcaggacttcagcggtgatttaaaaggcccaggacTCAGgtcgctgcagggagccccaggccctttaaatcactgccagagccctgcagctactacaccagggctctggcagcagggcctggGAGGCAAtgtaaagggcccaaggctccagccctttaaattgccagcctggggaagccggtgTGGTCCGGTATgctgtaccagcttactttcacttctgacAGTATCTTTAAACACTAGAATCACACTCAGCGCAGCGAGAGGCTCACACTATGAGAGGCATACAGAAACTGAGACAGActgagggaacagcagattcaAGTTTCCCATCTCATGCTCACTCTGGGGCATATGCTCATTGACTGGAATGGTGGCAGAAtcgttatttttctttttttgccgaGCGCATATGGTTAAATTCACGTATGATGCAACTCTACTGTACTTTAATGGTCTCGGTGCCACCAAGTGGTGAAAATACATTTGGCCACCAGCAGgggataacactggtctacaatttttgagaagtcgtctgcttcagagataaaatgtgatattatgtattttgatgtgctgaattcaaatatgacaattaaaacaactgattggctactgtttctaagatatttaagtttttacattttatgtctatgtatattgtgtagatagtagagttttaatcataaattgtaaacctaggtcttttcatgtgtttatggttgctttacatgataagatttcacctgtcctgtttatgtaacactttaaaaatcagcaaaagggttatataactaaaatttattatgaaacaaaaaggcaaaaaactattaagtacatagtttagtcctattcagtgtctactcggcgcttcttggcttgtctcttgtattcattaaatggagcatctcttgtcactgtccagcaatagtccgcaagcattgatgggctccatttgccctgataggcTGCCAGGAGAtttcactgctgtagtctggagcccaacagctctgccttactcttgggtagttccaaatccctgacaaggtcattcagctcaccttgtgttatgaggtgtggttcagaggaagaggatgggagaaaatgtgggtcctgtgacattgatggttcaggaccagaagtttcatcctcttcctcttcctcatctgactcaagtgagaatgattctggtgcatcaggaaccggcagtccttctccgtggggtattaggcgtatagctgatggaatgttggataatgcacagtccactttttcttctttgacacacctttcccaactggaggcaccatgcagaagtaacaattgctggtatgatccgttggctctctccaaattattggcactgcaaaaggcatagatttcctgttcaaccactggcgaagatttgttgcacaagtgttgcagcatatgtgtggggcccacctcttgtcctgctctccaattttgcagccaaaataaaggtgataggctttcttaaccatagtggttatactgcgcttttgtgatgcaaaagtcacttcaccacaaacatagcagaaattatctgcactgttcacacaagtatgaagcatctctgctcactttggctaaacagaaatgtgtccctttgcaaaatcaaagactgacaaataagagagcacgacactgtatgatttctagagctgatatagggcaatttgttcagcagagtgatgtaagctttgttatgattgcatcatccatgacttctaggaataacatgatgcaattcatatcatgtatgacgcaataccagcttcagattgcatcattcattgttttgcctaaaaagcaaatactgtccaaacccagtcatagatttattcatagatccagtcaaagatgtattttagtcatttctggtttaaattgagatcccttccctttataactcacttatcctccaccattcccaagtcaagggtcgtatatactgacccaatagcatatcttgaaaacgagagccaatcaacaattttaagcatcattttcattctcagtgacccagaattagtaaagttggactatatttatttctgaagcattttggctgtagagcagtgtaatcagagTTGGCTGTTCAAACCCCAAAGGGACACTTAAGCATTTAGCTATTATGGCAATAAATGTTACAGAAAGCCCCAAAGTGCCCCCGGGGCTGGGCCCACAGGGGGTAAACATCTTGCAAGCTGGCATGGGGATGGGAGCATCATCAGCAAGCAAGAGAGGAAATCCCCACACTGCTGCAGACTCACAGCAGCTGATCTAGTCAGTAAGGGAATCCAAAGAGGCTGCAGTAGGGATGAAGAGCCAGACATTCTGATCTCTGTGCTGCAGGCTTAATTCCAATAGCTGATCTTAGGGGCTGGTATCTTACACAgaagcagctcctggagccaccaccaccactctggAGAATGATTCTACCTGCTGGGGCAAGTGAGGAAGGAGCTAGAGGTGGCACAGGAGTAGGCATTCGAACCCCAGTTTTGCCCTCTATCAGGATTCTCATTAGAGGCAGAATCCAGGAGACATCCCCTCAAACATCAAGGTGTGTGCTATAGCCCTGCATGGGACTATTCTTAATCCCACTACCACATGCTCCTCTGGACCCCAGTCCCGCTGCAGGGCTCTACATTAGTTCTGTACAGAGCTCTAGTGTGTTCCCTTCCCCAGGCCTGTGAAAGAAACTTCATAAACAGGTTCCATCATGGGCACTGCCcccagggaagtttttcctatcaGGTACAAGGAGAGTGAATATAACTTGAGTGTTTTAGGACATCAATCGCTGTAGCATCTGTGGGGCtgcagatggggagaggagggaaacaTGAGAGTAGAGAGTAAGCAGGTAGCATTCACATCTCCTTGGAGCTACACACCTCGCCCTGCGTGAGAAAGTTGGCCATCAGGGCTCCATTCACGGCATTCTCTAGGATGCTGTCAGAGAATATGATGAGGGGGGACttgccccccagctccagggtgacTGGTTTGATCCCTTTGGCTGACATCTCCATGATCTAATACAAACAAAGACAGAAGggacaggctgctgggggatgAACACAAATGAGACTGAGGGCCCAATCAGGTCCAGAAGGGCCACAGGAGATCACAAATACGTGCCCCCATTCTAGAGAAGGGGGACAGAGGAGAAATTCACTCCCGGCCCACACACATGCCCTTTGCAACAACAGAAGTAAATCACATTCAGAAGACTGGGGACTgcattttttttggtggggggcacTCAGGACTGTTCCCAGACTGCTGCCCCATGATGGGCACAAGAGACTTTTTGCTGATTAAAATGGTAGTTGAAACCCAAAGAGCTGTGCATGTTGAAGATTTACAGTTTTAAGGGTGTATAAATTTTAACATGTAATAAGACTGAGTGCAAGGATCCAGACACACAGCACCAGCCAAGGGTGCACATAGGgcatgtgtgtgtgaaaatatCTACAATACCAGAAGCAGATTGACCCAGTCTGTGCTGTGCTACTCTCTTCTTCACATCTTTTGGGGGCCTCACCTGCCTCAGGGAATGGACAAGGGCTCTGGTTTCTCAGCAAAGAGACTTTGTCAGGGACTGAGTGAGTATTTTCATTTGCTTCGGAAAAGGCTGCAACTAGAAACTGAGGGGAATGAGCTAGATCCCCATCCCcaacacaggaaatggccaggaTCAGTTAGTATCCCACACTAATGGAGGGATTGATTCTCTAGGGGGAAATGCTTGAGTTCCAGACTCACATGGCTGCAGGATAAATCTTCCTCAGCTCCAAAGAACTAATGGTCTCACTGCATGCACATGAGTGGAATTTGCTGTAGGTCAGGGTTTATTCCCCAAGATACTATTGCTAGGTAAACAGATGTCCAATTACGTGGGGTATAAAATTACTAACAATGATTGCTAcgtctcctccctccaccccctgggAAAAGAGAGGTCTCTGGATATTAATTTACCCTGAGTTTGGATTGATTGGAGGGAAACATATTAGTTTCCAGGAGTTCTCATGTGTTGTCTTACCACTTAGTTCAAAACACATCCTGACCCAAGTTTACCCATTTAGGTACCTGTATTTATTCTCTGCTAGAGAACACTCTTCATCAGGCCATAACAGGCTGAGGAGTTTAAAACTATCAGAACAGAGACTCTCCATGGATTTTATCTGGTTAATAGCTCCTTTCTAGAGCAGAGGCAACCTTCAAGCCCCCCAccctgaaaaaaaacaccccacaacTAATGCTATAAGGGCCAGCCTGGAGTACAAGTACAGCCCTGTGTCTGACATTTCTGTGCCGCAGCAGAACAGCTGCAAGGCATGCCCCATGTGCCCACCCATTCTCCAGGGCAGGCTGCTTGTGCACAGGCTTGTAGGAGGGTCTACCTCTGCTGCATGTCCTCTAGTATTTGTGCATAATTAGAAGTCCCTTGCCTTGCCCCCTAGCACAGGGTGGTCTTTACCTTGATACCAGTTGGTACGCTCCCAGTAAAAGAGACTTTGGCCACATCCCGGTGCTGGCACAGAAATTGGCCAGTGGCAGCTCCCCCTTGCACCACGTTGAATAGCCCATTGGGCACACCAGCCTGGCTGAAGATCTCTGCCAGCAGTACCACtgagatgggggtgaggggagacggCTTGTAGATCATGGCATTACCTATGTGAATCCAGCCGGAGCGGGgagtggagaagagaaggggTGTTAAAATCTGAGAGACACTGGGGACAGGGAGGCAGGGGGTTGCATGTTCAGATATCTCACCCTCCAGTAGGACAATGGATTTTGCAAAGACACTGAAAACAGGAGAGTgaatggaagtttttccccttttGATCCAGACAGGTATCCAGGCAGGGCAGCAACAGCATTTACAAATGCATATTCTCAGAAACTGATGAAATGAGGGCACAAAGGGGGGCAAATGCAACAGAAGTCTCACAGCCACAGGAGGGTGCTAGTATGGCACCTGCTACTGGAACTAAgtcaggaggaggagcagggctaCTGCTTTGCTGGCCTCACCTCTTTGCTCCattccctttctctccctcttccattgAAACTCCTACCTGTTTGGTGTGAGGCAACAGCAGCACCCCCTTCCTGTCATGATCCCACCCCATAACTTATTTGCTAACTCTCCCTTGCCCTTGTCTCCCCTCCCAGCCAGAAAAAGGGTCTCTTAGAAACAGATCTAAGACAAACAGATGCTTCGTCACCCACTAATGGAGCTCTTAGTCCATGAACACTTAACCCGACTCTCTCCTTCACCACCTGATCACCAAATCACAAAAATCTTGCACAGACAGGGGGTCTCATTACCACAAGCCAAGGCTGGGGCAGACTTCCAACAGGCAATCTGGAAGGGATAGTTCCAGGCCCCGATCCCAACACATACCCCAAGCGCCTCTCTTCGGGTGTAAGCAAAGGATCCCCCAGGAAGCTGGACGTGCTGACCTGGGCAGGGATAAATACAGGTGAATGAGAATATATGTAGTTAGATGGACAAACTAACAAAGAACCTTCAAGCCTTAGACAGCTTCAGactcacttccctgcctcactTCCCAAAGTGGGATCTAGCAAAGCCTTCTATACTAACAGGTTTGCAAGTGCCCCAAGACCAGTAACACCAAATGGGGTTTGCCCAAAGAGGTCTTAAGATCTTGACTCAAGGAAAAGCTCCTCCCCTTAGTGAATTAGAGTGAAATCCCCACGGTGCCACTGGAACCAACAAAAGGAAAGACACTAAAGAAAAAATTCATTGCTGGCCCAGGTGGGTGCCTGCAAGCCCACTGAAACCAGCTGCACTTGATTATTCCAACAGTGGcaggaaggtcttgtggttaaggcactggcctgggagtCAAGCAATCTGGATTCAATTTCCAATTCTGTTACAGGCTTcatgtgtgactttgagcaagttacatctttctgtgcctcagtttctacatctgtaaaaaggagagaagaagcctctcttctcccaccctttgtcttgtccaTTTATGCTGTAAATTCTTTAGAGCAGGAACTCTCTCTCAGTACATGTATAAACAGCATCCTAGCAAAACAGGGCCCAGATCTCATCCAGATCTGAAAGCCCCAGCTAACAGTGAATCTGATCCCTGAATATaaagacaaaaaagaaaactTCCATTTGTTACCTGCTTTACTACAGCCTTATCCATTTATATTCATAGCTGAGCTACCACCTCCAGACTATGGTCAAGCTTTTACTAGCAGAGCCACCCTTAAGAGATGTTAAACCAAGGTCCAGTCTGCACTAAAGACAGGGATATCACTGGAGGTGTAGTCAGTTACCTTTCTCCCATTACAATCAGCATCAATGTCCCAAGATGATAAATGGACTCTTGCTGCATATAGAATGGCTGCCCTGTTTACCTGgtcactgcattccagcccaaTTTAATCCCAGGCACTCCTGATGAGGTCAATGGAGTCACACAGGTTTTAAAGCAGGACGGAATTTGCCCAGGTTTAACTCACCACTGCATAAAAAGTGTTGTGATACCATGGTTCCAAAATTCTACCCTATTCCAAATAGCCAGGGACTTTCCACTGGCCTTAAGATTTATCATCTGACTAAACAATCACTGCAGTATATAAATGACTGACTCACAGCTGGGGGAAAGGAATGAGGCTCCAGTGACCAGTACAGCTCTCACCTGCTATAGCTCCCGCTAAACCTGCATAATACTCCAGGCACTGCCAAGATATGTCAACATCTACTCTGGCTTCAAAGATGGATTTCCCATTATTGATGGTTTCCATGATGGCAATTTCTTCCCTCCGTTCCTGTAAGAGCAGCACAGTAACAGCATTAGACAGACTGGCACCGCCCACAGCATGCCAGCTGCCTTCCAAACACAGGTGAAGACATCTTTGCCATCAGTGATGACCCAACCCTCTCTAAAGCTGTGTTTGCCATTTACCAGTTCACCAGTGTGTTGAGCTGGGTGTAGAGGAGTATCTAAACAAAGACCTGCTGGGGGTCTGCCATAGGTCTACTCTTGCTTAATATCCTTGTTTAGATTTATTGATCATTTAGATTTAGAAACTGgagtaaaacaaaacattaaggAAGTTCACAGAATATACTAAATTGGGAGGAACTGCAAACAACAAGGACAAGAAAAATCCAAAATGGACCTAAAGAGGCTAGAACcatggatttaaaaataaattctgctGGTAAATCATCTTTATCACCAGACTGCCATGAACACAGCGTTACAATGCCACTGTAGGGGTCTGACAGTAGGAGAAGCTGGACTATGAAGGAAAAATAAGCATAAATCTCTCCAAAAATATAGCAGAGGCAAACCTGAAATGCAGCCAAGTATGTATGTACTTTTCAGTGTATGTATTCTTTCATTTGCCCTAGCAAGAGTCCCATTCTAACGCATTCCAGTTACAGGGTTACTGCACTAAATCCAGGCCTATACTACAAACTTATATTggtgtaactacgttgctcaggggtgtggaatatccacacccctgagctacAGGGATACTGACATAACTCCCAGTGTAGAAAATGCTATGTCGACAGGAGGGACAGAAACTCTCCCATCGGCGTAGGCAGTGTTTTCACTGAGCACTACAGCTTAGCAGGGATCTGGAGCAATCAAATTTCTGAATTGctctgctctggctctgctccagctctgggcaaaaacctactggtctgtgctccagctccgggctccgctccaaagccctgcagctTAGTGTAGctaagtgtaaacaagcccttagtaGTTATGAAGATCAGGCAGTCTAATAGTTATGCAATTTAAGTTCCAAAAGCAAATGGAGACAGGGATAGAGCCCTGTACTTTTCTGCAGGCACAGAAGTTCTGGACTTTGGGAGGTTTCACTTCTAGCCAGCTTACATGGATTTTTATATGTCTGATGCAAACAAAACTAAATTTACTATAAGGACACAGAAACTACAGTAGTGGGATAAGCAATCCAGAGACCTCAACTCAGGCATAAATTTGGCCTATATTCTTTGCGACATGGGAGACCCAAATGACAAGGAAGACAGCCAGGCACATTTAGGGCTCTGAAGAGACAAAAGATTGAGCTAGTGGTCACATGCAACAAAGCTGCCTTGATGAGACTGGAGACCAAGCTCTGCCCAAGGAAATCTACTATCTGTGCTGATCAAAGATGCCTTTCAAACTCTGCATTATTCATGCAGTTTGATTAAATGTTACTGCATTAGTGGTCTTATCTAGTGCTGCAAGCACAGCCAAACAGCAAGCTGTCAAGGGTTAAAACAGCTCAGGAGGAGGATCAAGGACAGGACCACTCCATTCCAACACAAGAGAAAAGCTTCACCACATACCCGGATAATCCTGGCAGCCTCCAGCAGAACCCTGCTCCGCTCCATGCCCGATTTCTGGCTCCATATCTTAAAGGCAGCTTTGGCACTCTGCACAGCCAGATCCACTTCCTTCTCCCCAGAGAATAGAAACTTGCCCATCACTCGACCTAAGAAAAAATAAGGTTTATATTTTAGAGCTTGCATTCAGAGATTTTTGCCACTAACCTCGCTGTCAGCAAGCATTTCTAGGAGTAGCACCAATGTGATCCATGGTTTAGAGTATCAGAAGAAGTGTTCATTCTGTCTCTTACTGCTTTTGCATGTATGCgaacagattttaaggccacaaAAAAAGAAtcagtgatcatctagtctgatctcctgtctaTAGGATTTCATCTAGTAATTCCTACACtgaacccaataacttgtggttgaactacagcatctttaaattgagattggatgtctttttaaaagatttcatgtgatgaagaatccaccacaacccatgGTGAACTGTTTCAATGGTTAGTTAACTTTGCTGTTCAAATTTTGCTCACTATTACCAGTTAGAGTTTGTCATGCTTTGACTTCCACTTGTTGGATCTTATGTTTTTATCTGCAAGATTAAGGCATCTCCTCCCTGCGTTGATTCTGTAGGACTTGGGATAACCCAACAACACCTCGTCTAAACATCCTCTCCCAAAAAGCTTTTTAATCCCAGCATTTAAAGATAGTTATAGTTTAATACATTTTGAACAGGTCATCTGCCAGTACCAGATGTTGGTCCTGGAAGAGATTTTTACTATCAGCAAGGGCCTGTAGAATTCTGCATGGATTTTCCATTAAAGGCAGTGGGCATACTGCTTATGgactgggtgcagggctgggctgcagAGGTTGCTATTGGTATGGACTGAGCCAGCTTCTGGTATTGACACTAATTCCAAGTGTTATTTGCTAAAATACTGACGGACTGCCTCTGAATATGACCATTATGCTACTAGCACCAACTGCTATTTGCTAGAACTACGATTTTCCCCAGGGAGCTAGGGATCAAGTGCCTTCCTTGAGACAC
The DNA window shown above is from Gopherus flavomarginatus isolate rGopFla2 chromosome 7, rGopFla2.mat.asm, whole genome shotgun sequence and carries:
- the ALDH9A1 gene encoding 4-trimethylaminobutyraldehyde dehydrogenase, with protein sequence MLLRPSLSLLPRFCSFLPFATMSSKTSTFHLQQPLNYRAGARIQPVDGSHSEEVYEPATGRVMGKFLFSGEKEVDLAVQSAKAAFKIWSQKSGMERSRVLLEAARIIRERREEIAIMETINNGKSIFEARVDVDISWQCLEYYAGLAGAIAGQHVQLPGGSFAYTRREALGVCVGIGAWNYPFQIACWKSAPALACGNAMIYKPSPLTPISVVLLAEIFSQAGVPNGLFNVVQGGAATGQFLCQHRDVAKVSFTGSVPTGIKIMEMSAKGIKPVTLELGGKSPLIIFSDSILENAVNGALMANFLTQGEVCCNGTRVFVQREILEAFTEEVVKRTQKIKIGDPLLEDTRMGALISRSHLERVLGFITQAKEQGAKVLCGGELYVPDDLKLKNGYYMRPCVLGDCRDDMTCVKEEIFGPVMSILPFDTEEEVLERANNTTFGLAGGVFTRDIQRAHRVVAALQAGMCFINNYNISPVELPFGGYKMSGFGRENGRAAMEYYSQLKTVCVEMGDVESVF